A stretch of Pseudomonas sp. LS.1a DNA encodes these proteins:
- a CDS encoding Lrp/AsnC family transcriptional regulator, with protein sequence MDRTDRKILAELQKDGRLSVTELADRVGLSLSPCHRRLKALEESGAILGYHARLAPSALGLNFAALVFVTLREVTRQPVADFEAALAEIPQIVEAQRLFGDPDYLLHVVAKDLPAFQKLYDEQLTSIPNVKRLSSTLVMKEVIQDRLLPM encoded by the coding sequence ATGGACAGGACAGATCGAAAAATCCTTGCCGAGCTGCAAAAAGATGGTCGGCTATCGGTGACCGAACTCGCTGACCGTGTGGGGCTCAGCCTGTCGCCCTGCCATCGGCGCCTGAAGGCACTAGAGGAATCCGGCGCGATTCTTGGCTATCACGCCCGCTTGGCACCGAGCGCCCTGGGGTTGAACTTTGCCGCGCTGGTCTTCGTGACCCTGCGCGAGGTCACCCGCCAGCCGGTAGCGGACTTTGAAGCAGCGCTGGCCGAGATCCCGCAGATCGTCGAGGCGCAGCGGCTGTTTGGCGACCCGGATTACCTGCTGCATGTGGTGGCCAAGGATTTGCCGGCGTTCCAGAAGCTGTATGACGAGCAGTTGACCAGCATTCCCAATGTGAAGCGGTTGAGTTCGACCCTGGTGATGAAAGAGGTGATTCAGGATCGGTTATTGCCGATGTAG
- a CDS encoding flavin reductase family protein gives MIDATVYKHVLGSFPSGVTVITTLDDDGSVVGLTASAFSSLSMDPPLVLFCPNYTSDSYPVLIKQKRFAIHLLSGEQQAEAYAFARKGKDKASGIEWSLSELGNPILAGATAVIECELWREYEGGDHAIMVGKVHNLIVPEEAPRPMVYCRGRMASLPAFA, from the coding sequence ATGATCGACGCAACCGTCTACAAGCACGTCCTGGGCTCCTTCCCGTCCGGCGTTACCGTCATCACCACCCTGGACGACGACGGCTCGGTCGTCGGCCTGACCGCCAGCGCCTTCTCCTCCCTATCGATGGACCCGCCGCTGGTGTTGTTCTGCCCCAACTACACCTCCGACTCCTACCCCGTGCTGATCAAGCAGAAGCGCTTCGCCATTCACCTGCTGTCCGGTGAACAGCAGGCCGAGGCCTATGCCTTCGCCAGGAAGGGCAAGGACAAGGCCAGCGGCATCGAGTGGTCCCTGAGCGAACTGGGCAACCCGATCCTGGCCGGTGCCACCGCTGTCATCGAATGCGAATTGTGGCGCGAATATGAAGGTGGCGACCACGCCATCATGGTCGGCAAGGTGCACAACCTGATCGTCCCTGAGGAGGCGCCACGGCCGATGGTGTACTGCCGCGGCAGGATGGCCAGCCTGCCGGCCTTTGCCTGA
- a CDS encoding GntR family transcriptional regulator: protein MKRQPLDDSFKVNRNPVTLREIVLDKLRAAIMNFHLLPGDRLVERDLCDRLGVSRTSVREALRHLESEGLVEFADAKGPRVAIITLEDARDIYELRCVLEGLIVQLFTLNAKAKDIRALERALEVNREALEEGELQQVLDSVQGFYDVLLEGSGNQVAAQQLRQLQARISYLRATSVSQENRRGASNREMEKIVEAIKSGDPLVAHQASVDHVRAAAKVALDYLRQKQDDNVKVRDMVEPLALKDPRI, encoded by the coding sequence ATGAAACGCCAGCCACTCGACGACAGCTTCAAGGTCAACCGCAACCCCGTTACCCTGCGCGAAATCGTGCTCGACAAGCTGCGCGCCGCGATCATGAACTTCCACCTGCTGCCAGGCGATCGCCTGGTCGAGCGCGACCTCTGCGACCGCCTCGGCGTCAGCCGCACCTCGGTGCGTGAAGCCCTGCGCCATCTGGAATCCGAAGGTCTGGTGGAATTCGCCGACGCCAAGGGCCCGCGCGTGGCCATCATCACCCTGGAAGACGCCCGCGACATCTACGAGCTGCGCTGCGTGCTCGAAGGCCTGATCGTGCAACTGTTCACCCTCAACGCCAAGGCCAAGGACATCCGTGCCCTGGAGCGTGCGCTGGAGGTTAACCGCGAAGCCCTCGAAGAAGGCGAGCTGCAACAGGTGCTGGATTCTGTACAAGGTTTCTACGATGTGCTGCTGGAAGGCTCCGGCAACCAGGTGGCGGCCCAGCAGCTGCGCCAGTTGCAGGCGCGCATCAGCTACCTGCGCGCCACCTCGGTGTCGCAGGAGAACCGCCGCGGCGCCAGCAACCGCGAAATGGAAAAGATCGTCGAGGCGATCAAGAGCGGCGACCCGCTGGTGGCCCACCAGGCCTCGGTCGACCACGTCCGTGCCGCCGCCAAGGTGGCCCTGGACTACCTGCGCCAGAAGCAGGATGACAACGTCAAGGTGCGCGACATGGTCGAGCCCCTGGCCCTGAAGGATCCACGCATATAA
- a CDS encoding carboxymuconolactone decarboxylase family protein — translation MSNEKYEKGLQIRTQVLGEDYVNRSIQNADDFTRPLQELVTEYCWGHVWGREGLSLKERSMINLAMISALNRPHELKLHIRGALRNGLSREQIREILLQVGIYCGVPAAVDSFRLAREAFAEADAEPTR, via the coding sequence ATGAGCAATGAAAAGTACGAAAAAGGCCTGCAGATCCGTACCCAGGTGCTGGGCGAGGACTACGTCAACCGCTCGATCCAGAACGCCGACGACTTCACCAGGCCGTTGCAGGAACTGGTCACCGAATACTGCTGGGGCCACGTCTGGGGCCGCGAAGGCTTGTCGCTCAAAGAGCGCAGCATGATAAACTTGGCCATGATTTCCGCGCTCAACCGGCCCCACGAGCTCAAGCTGCACATTCGCGGCGCCTTGCGTAATGGCCTGAGCCGTGAACAGATTCGCGAGATCCTGCTCCAGGTCGGCATTTATTGCGGCGTGCCCGCGGCGGTGGACAGCTTCCGCCTGGCCCGCGAAGCGTTCGCTGAAGCCGATGCGGAGCCAACCCGTTAA
- a CDS encoding flavin reductase family protein, whose product MIEPGIYKDVMGSFPSGVTVVTTLDADGGIVGITASAFSALSIDPALVLFCPNYASDTYPILRDSKQFAIHLLSADQTAEAYAFAGKGKDKANGIDWHLSELGNPLLAKATAIIECELWREYDGGDHAIIVGAVKNLVLPAEPVTPMVYHKGKLGALPPLG is encoded by the coding sequence ATGATCGAACCAGGCATCTACAAAGACGTGATGGGCTCCTTCCCGTCCGGCGTCACGGTGGTCACCACCCTCGACGCCGACGGTGGCATCGTCGGCATCACCGCCAGCGCGTTCAGCGCGCTGTCGATCGACCCGGCGCTGGTGCTGTTCTGCCCCAACTACGCCTCCGACACCTACCCGATCCTGCGTGACAGCAAGCAGTTCGCGATTCACCTGCTGTCCGCCGACCAGACCGCCGAGGCCTATGCCTTCGCCGGCAAGGGCAAGGACAAGGCCAACGGCATCGACTGGCACCTGAGCGAGCTGGGCAACCCGCTGCTGGCCAAGGCCACGGCGATCATCGAGTGCGAACTGTGGCGCGAGTACGACGGCGGTGACCACGCGATCATCGTCGGTGCGGTGAAGAACCTGGTGCTGCCGGCCGAGCCGGTGACCCCGATGGTCTACCACAAGGGCAAGCTGGGCGCCCTGCCCCCGCTGGGCTGA
- a CDS encoding NUDIX hydrolase, which yields MPTAPRYCPHCTKELARGVPTGDTHERLHCNGCGYIHYVNPKIIAGCIIERDGKYLLCQRAIPPRPGTWTLPAGFMEAGETTEQAALREVWEESGVRAEIVSPYSIFSVPKISEVYIIFRAIATEETGQYGAETLTYRFFEPDEIPWDEIYYPAIRQILERYILERQAGVYGIYMGNDDTGKVHFIR from the coding sequence ATGCCCACCGCCCCGCGCTACTGCCCGCACTGCACCAAGGAACTGGCCCGGGGCGTTCCCACAGGCGACACCCACGAACGCCTGCACTGCAACGGCTGCGGCTATATCCACTACGTCAACCCGAAGATCATCGCCGGCTGCATCATCGAGCGTGATGGCAAGTACCTGCTTTGCCAGCGCGCCATCCCGCCGCGCCCCGGCACCTGGACCTTGCCGGCCGGGTTCATGGAGGCCGGCGAGACCACCGAGCAGGCGGCCCTGCGCGAGGTCTGGGAAGAAAGCGGCGTACGCGCCGAAATCGTCTCGCCGTACTCGATCTTCAGCGTGCCGAAGATCAGCGAGGTGTACATCATCTTCCGCGCCATCGCCACCGAGGAAACCGGGCAGTACGGGGCGGAAACGCTGACATACAGGTTCTTCGAGCCGGACGAGATCCCGTGGGACGAAATCTATTACCCGGCCATCCGGCAAATTCTCGAGCGCTACATCCTCGAGCGGCAGGCCGGGGTGTATGGCATCTACATGGGCAATGACGACACCGGCAAGGTGCACTTCATTCGCTAG
- a CDS encoding LLM class flavin-dependent oxidoreductase, whose translation MKFSLFVHMERWDEQVSHRQLFEDLTELTLMAENGGFSTVWIGEHHAMEYTISPSPMPLLAYLAARTDKIRLGAGTIIAPFWNPIRVAGECALLDVISKGRMEVGLARGAYQFEFDRMAGGMPATDGGKALREMVPVVRKLWEGDYAHDGEVYKFPTSTSVPKPYNAVPPMWIAARDPDSHNFAVANGCNVMVTPLMKGDEEVLDLKNKFQAALDNNPGVPRPQLMVLRHTHVHTPAEPEGWKVGAQAISRFYRTFDAWFGNKTTPVNGFLEPSPESKFAEVPAFELENIRKNTMIGTPEEIIARIKYYQALGVDEFSFWCDNSLPHAEKKKSLELFIKEVVPAFA comes from the coding sequence ATGAAATTTTCGTTGTTCGTGCACATGGAACGTTGGGATGAACAGGTCAGCCACCGCCAGCTGTTCGAAGACCTGACCGAACTGACCCTGATGGCCGAGAACGGCGGTTTCAGCACCGTGTGGATTGGCGAACACCACGCCATGGAATACACCATTTCGCCAAGCCCGATGCCGCTGCTGGCCTACCTGGCTGCGCGCACCGACAAGATCCGCCTGGGCGCTGGCACCATCATCGCGCCGTTCTGGAACCCGATCCGCGTGGCCGGCGAATGCGCCTTGCTCGACGTGATCAGCAAGGGCCGCATGGAAGTGGGCCTGGCCCGTGGCGCTTACCAGTTCGAATTCGACCGCATGGCAGGTGGCATGCCGGCCACCGACGGCGGCAAGGCCCTGCGCGAAATGGTGCCGGTGGTGCGCAAGCTGTGGGAAGGCGACTACGCCCATGACGGCGAAGTGTACAAGTTCCCCACCTCCACCAGCGTGCCGAAACCTTACAACGCCGTACCGCCGATGTGGATCGCCGCCCGCGACCCGGACTCGCACAACTTCGCCGTGGCCAACGGCTGCAACGTCATGGTCACCCCGTTGATGAAGGGTGACGAGGAAGTGCTGGACCTGAAGAACAAGTTCCAGGCCGCCCTGGACAACAACCCGGGCGTGCCGCGCCCGCAACTGATGGTGCTGCGCCACACCCACGTGCACACCCCGGCCGAGCCGGAAGGCTGGAAAGTCGGCGCCCAGGCCATCTCGCGCTTCTACCGCACCTTCGATGCCTGGTTCGGCAACAAGACCACCCCGGTCAACGGCTTCCTCGAGCCAAGCCCGGAGTCGAAGTTCGCCGAAGTGCCGGCGTTCGAGCTGGAGAACATCCGCAAGAACACCATGATCGGCACCCCGGAAGAAATCATCGCGCGTATCAAGTACTACCAGGCGCTCGGCGTCGACGAGTTCAGCTTCTGGTGTGACAACAGCCTGCCCCACGCCGAGAAGAAGAAATCGCTGGAGCTGTTCATCAAGGAAGTGGTGCCGGCGTTCGCCTGA
- a CDS encoding LysE family translocator, whose translation MPETTQLLTFALICLGMVLTPGPNMIYLLSRSICQGRKAGLISLGGVALGFVIYMFCAALGITALVMAVPFAYDVLRIGGALYLLYLAWQALRPGGRSPFQVRDLPADSPRRLFTMGFATSLLNPKIAVMYLSLMPQFIEPGHGSVLLQSLVLGSTQIAISVSVNALIAIMAGSIAVFLAGRPLWQQVQRWLMGTVLAGLAVRMLAEGRR comes from the coding sequence ATGCCCGAAACCACGCAACTGCTCACCTTCGCCCTTATCTGCCTCGGCATGGTCCTGACCCCAGGGCCGAACATGATCTACCTGCTCTCCCGTTCGATCTGCCAGGGACGCAAGGCCGGGTTGATTTCGCTGGGTGGCGTGGCCCTGGGTTTCGTCATCTACATGTTCTGCGCCGCGCTGGGCATCACCGCCCTGGTGATGGCTGTGCCCTTTGCCTACGACGTGCTGCGCATCGGTGGCGCGCTGTACCTGTTGTACCTGGCCTGGCAGGCACTGCGACCGGGTGGCCGTTCGCCGTTCCAGGTACGCGACCTGCCGGCCGACAGCCCGCGGCGGCTGTTCACCATGGGCTTTGCCACCAGCCTGCTCAACCCCAAGATCGCCGTCATGTACCTGTCGCTGATGCCGCAGTTCATCGAGCCGGGGCATGGCAGCGTGCTGCTGCAGTCGCTGGTGCTGGGGTCGACGCAGATCGCCATCAGCGTTTCGGTCAATGCACTGATCGCGATCATGGCCGGATCGATCGCCGTGTTCCTGGCTGGTCGCCCTTTGTGGCAGCAAGTTCAGCGCTGGTTGATGGGCACGGTGTTGGCAGGTCTGGCCGTGCGCATGCTGGCCGAAGGGCGGCGCTGA
- a CDS encoding alpha/beta fold hydrolase: MIQPVAERTPAGTSYLSVGQGQPVVLIHGVGLNKEMWGGQFVGLANDYRVIAYDMLGHGQSALPPADIGLEGYAAQLAELLDHLQIAQATVIGFSMGGLVARAFALNYPQRLAALVVLNSVFNRTPEQSAGVIARAAQAAQLGPDANVDAALDRWFSREYKAANPAQVAAIRQVLASNDPQGYHTTYSLFATQDMYRAADLGSIQVPTLIATGELDSGSTPAMTRQLAASIPGAHSVVLAEQRHMMPVEAPREVNKMLLDFLAQARTLTESAKGIVA, translated from the coding sequence ATGATTCAGCCTGTCGCTGAACGCACCCCCGCCGGCACCAGCTACCTGTCCGTCGGCCAGGGCCAACCCGTGGTACTGATACACGGCGTGGGCCTGAACAAGGAAATGTGGGGCGGTCAGTTCGTTGGCCTGGCCAACGACTACCGCGTCATCGCCTACGACATGCTTGGCCACGGCCAGAGCGCGCTGCCGCCCGCCGACATCGGCCTGGAAGGCTATGCCGCACAGCTCGCCGAACTGCTCGACCACCTGCAGATCGCCCAAGCCACCGTGATCGGCTTCTCCATGGGCGGCCTGGTCGCCCGGGCGTTCGCCCTCAACTACCCGCAGCGCCTGGCTGCACTGGTAGTGCTCAACAGCGTGTTCAACCGCACCCCCGAGCAGAGTGCCGGCGTTATCGCCCGCGCCGCCCAGGCTGCGCAGTTGGGCCCCGACGCCAACGTCGACGCCGCGCTCGACCGCTGGTTCAGCCGTGAATACAAGGCTGCCAACCCGGCGCAGGTCGCCGCCATTCGCCAGGTGCTGGCGAGCAACGACCCGCAGGGCTACCACACCACCTATTCGCTGTTCGCCACCCAGGACATGTACCGCGCCGCCGACCTGGGCAGCATCCAGGTGCCGACGCTGATCGCCACCGGCGAGCTCGACTCGGGCTCCACCCCGGCCATGACCCGCCAGCTCGCCGCCAGCATTCCTGGCGCGCACAGCGTGGTCCTTGCCGAGCAACGGCATATGATGCCGGTGGAAGCACCGCGTGAAGTCAACAAGATGCTGCTGGACTTCCTCGCGCAAGCCCGCACCCTCACCGAATCCGCCAAGGGGATTGTTGCATGA
- a CDS encoding amino acid synthesis family protein, producing MSFEIRKIVTYSEETRIEGGKATDKPVTMVGLAVVIKNPWAGRGFVEDLKPEIRANCSDLGALMVERLTAAIGGADKIEAYGKAAVVGADGEIEHASAVIHTLRFGNHYREAVQAKSYLSFTNKRGGPGTSIQIPMMQKDDEGLRSHYITLEMQIEDAPRADEIVVVLGASDGGRLHPRIGNRYIDLEELAAEKANAQ from the coding sequence ATGAGTTTCGAAATCCGCAAGATCGTCACCTACTCCGAAGAGACCCGCATCGAAGGCGGCAAGGCCACCGACAAGCCGGTGACCATGGTCGGCCTGGCCGTGGTGATCAAGAACCCATGGGCCGGTCGCGGTTTCGTTGAAGATCTGAAGCCGGAAATCCGCGCCAACTGCTCGGACCTGGGTGCCCTGATGGTCGAGCGCCTGACGGCTGCCATCGGCGGCGCCGACAAGATCGAAGCCTACGGCAAGGCCGCAGTCGTCGGCGCCGACGGCGAAATCGAACACGCCTCGGCGGTGATCCACACCCTGCGCTTCGGCAACCACTACCGCGAAGCGGTACAGGCCAAGAGCTACCTGAGCTTCACCAACAAGCGCGGTGGCCCGGGCACCTCGATCCAGATCCCGATGATGCAGAAGGACGACGAAGGCCTGCGTTCGCACTACATCACCCTGGAAATGCAGATCGAAGACGCCCCGCGCGCCGATGAAATCGTCGTGGTCCTGGGCGCCTCCGACGGCGGCCGCCTGCACCCGCGCATCGGCAACCGCTACATCGACCTGGAAGAACTGGCTGCCGAAAAAGCCAACGCTCAATAA
- a CDS encoding ATP-binding protein: MAKWLDGGGLMAERIRNHDWAATPLGPLQHWPDPLKTSLALCLASRFPQAVLWGPDLLTLHNDAFSQILGQKPSALGIPFRAVWQEAWADIGHMANRALAGEAVYIEDFPLIIDRNGGPERAYFTFCYSPIRDHDGKVLGMLDTVTETTASVLANQRLNFLDDLGRAVADATEPDQILAITTRMLVEHLQLSSCAYAVMEPDEDGFTICGDAVAPGSPHLLGQYQLHDFGKLALSRLRSGLALVIHDNLSELPPEEAASFQAIGITATICMPLIKGGRLTALMAIHDKVPRQWTHYEQALISEVTERSWAHIQRVQAHAEVRAAMAALEALNATLEQRVDERTTQLLHTEAVLRQTQKLEAIGQLTGGVAHDFNNLLTIIRSSLHFLQRPNLDAQRRERYLKTMSDTVERGTKLTGQLLAFARRQALSPQVFEAGPRLEAMADMLDTATGARIQVELQLPQAPCHIRADLNQLETAVINLMLNGRDAMAGEGTLQLRLQVDQRLPALRGQAPQPGPFAAISVSDSGVGIADELLERIFDPFFTTKAPGEGTGLGLSQVFGFAKQSGGDVQVSSVVGQGTTFTLYLPQEPPPAT, encoded by the coding sequence ATGGCAAAATGGCTAGACGGCGGCGGGCTGATGGCCGAACGCATCCGCAATCACGATTGGGCCGCCACCCCGCTAGGCCCGCTGCAGCACTGGCCCGACCCGCTGAAGACCAGCCTGGCCCTGTGCCTGGCCTCGCGCTTCCCACAAGCCGTGCTTTGGGGCCCCGACCTGCTCACCCTGCACAACGACGCGTTCTCGCAGATTCTCGGGCAAAAGCCCTCGGCCCTGGGCATCCCCTTCCGCGCCGTGTGGCAGGAAGCCTGGGCCGACATCGGCCACATGGCCAACCGCGCCCTGGCCGGCGAGGCGGTGTACATCGAAGACTTCCCGCTCATCATCGACCGCAACGGCGGCCCCGAACGGGCCTATTTCACCTTCTGCTACAGCCCCATCCGCGACCATGACGGCAAGGTGCTGGGCATGCTCGACACGGTCACCGAAACCACCGCCAGCGTGCTCGCCAACCAGCGCCTGAACTTCCTCGACGACCTGGGCCGTGCCGTGGCCGACGCCACCGAACCGGACCAGATCCTCGCCATTACCACGCGCATGCTGGTCGAGCACCTGCAACTGTCGAGTTGCGCCTACGCGGTGATGGAGCCCGACGAAGACGGCTTCACCATCTGCGGCGACGCCGTGGCGCCCGGCTCGCCGCATCTTTTAGGCCAATACCAGCTGCACGATTTCGGCAAGCTGGCGCTCAGCCGCCTGCGCAGTGGCCTGGCCTTGGTCATCCATGACAACCTGAGCGAGCTGCCCCCTGAGGAAGCCGCCAGCTTCCAGGCCATCGGCATCACCGCGACCATTTGCATGCCCCTGATCAAGGGCGGCCGACTGACCGCGCTGATGGCCATCCACGACAAGGTGCCACGGCAGTGGACCCATTATGAACAGGCGCTGATCAGCGAAGTCACCGAGCGCTCCTGGGCGCATATCCAGCGGGTGCAGGCCCACGCCGAAGTGCGCGCGGCCATGGCGGCACTGGAGGCGCTGAATGCCACCCTGGAACAGCGCGTCGACGAGCGCACCACCCAGTTGCTGCATACCGAAGCCGTGCTGCGCCAGACCCAGAAGCTTGAAGCCATCGGCCAGCTGACCGGCGGCGTGGCCCATGACTTCAACAACCTGCTGACCATCATTCGCTCGTCGCTGCACTTTCTGCAGCGCCCCAACCTCGACGCACAGCGCCGCGAACGCTACCTCAAGACCATGTCCGACACCGTCGAGCGCGGTACCAAGCTGACCGGCCAGTTGCTGGCCTTCGCCCGCCGCCAGGCCCTGAGCCCGCAAGTGTTCGAGGCAGGGCCACGGCTGGAGGCCATGGCCGACATGCTCGACACCGCCACCGGTGCGCGGATCCAGGTCGAGCTGCAATTGCCACAGGCGCCTTGCCATATCCGCGCCGACCTCAACCAGCTGGAAACCGCCGTAATCAACCTGATGCTCAACGGCCGCGATGCAATGGCCGGCGAAGGCACCTTGCAGTTGCGCCTGCAGGTCGACCAGCGGCTGCCTGCCCTGCGCGGCCAGGCACCACAGCCGGGCCCGTTCGCGGCGATTTCAGTGAGCGACAGCGGTGTCGGCATTGCCGACGAACTGCTCGAGCGCATCTTCGACCCGTTCTTCACCACCAAGGCACCAGGTGAAGGCACCGGGCTCGGGCTGTCGCAAGTGTTCGGGTTTGCCAAGCAGTCCGGGGGCGATGTGCAGGTGAGCAGTGTCGTCGGCCAGGGCACCACCTTTACCTTGTACCTGCCCCAGGAACCGCCGCCTGCGACCTAG
- a CDS encoding aldehyde dehydrogenase, with protein sequence MTLVRFQMCIDGQWRDAQSGKTFDSLNPATAQAWAQLPDADEADVELAVQAAQRAFDSKEWRSITATARGKLLRRLGDLIAENKEHLAQLESRDNGKLIRETRGQVGYLPEFFHYTAGLADKLEGGTLPLDKPDLFAYTVHEPIGVVAGIIPWNSPLYLTAIKLAPALAAGNTIVLKPSEHASATILELARLALEAGFPAGVVNVVTGYGPSTGAALTRHPLVRKIAFTGGAATARHVVRSSAENFAKLSLELGGKSPNIIFADADLDSAINGAVAGIYAASGQSCVAGSRLLVQDEIFDVFVERLIARAKRIRIGNPQDDASEMGPMATAQQLAVVEGLVAAAKAEGAKLHMGGKRAEVEGDGWFYEPTLFECDSNSMTIMQEEVFGPVAAVIRFKTEEEALAIANDSQFGLAAGIWTRDLGRAHRLARDVRSGIIWVNTYRAVSAMAPIGGFKNSGYGRESGIDSVLAYTELKTVWINLSTAPMPDPFVMR encoded by the coding sequence ATGACCCTCGTTCGTTTCCAGATGTGCATCGACGGCCAATGGCGCGATGCCCAGAGCGGCAAGACCTTCGACAGCCTCAACCCGGCCACCGCCCAGGCCTGGGCGCAACTGCCCGACGCCGACGAAGCCGATGTGGAACTGGCCGTGCAGGCCGCCCAGCGTGCCTTCGACAGCAAGGAATGGCGCAGCATCACCGCCACCGCGCGCGGCAAACTGCTGCGTCGCCTGGGTGACCTGATTGCCGAAAACAAGGAACACCTGGCCCAGCTGGAAAGCCGTGACAACGGCAAGCTGATCCGTGAAACCCGCGGCCAGGTCGGCTACCTGCCGGAGTTCTTCCATTACACGGCGGGCCTTGCCGACAAGCTTGAAGGCGGCACCCTGCCGCTGGACAAGCCCGACCTGTTCGCCTACACCGTGCACGAGCCGATCGGCGTGGTGGCCGGGATCATCCCGTGGAACAGCCCGTTGTACCTCACCGCAATCAAGCTGGCCCCGGCCCTGGCCGCCGGCAACACCATCGTGCTCAAGCCGTCCGAGCACGCCTCGGCGACCATCCTCGAACTGGCCCGCCTGGCCCTCGAGGCCGGCTTCCCGGCCGGTGTGGTCAACGTGGTCACCGGCTACGGCCCCAGCACCGGCGCGGCGCTCACCCGTCACCCGCTGGTGCGCAAGATCGCCTTCACCGGCGGCGCCGCCACCGCCCGCCACGTGGTACGCAGCAGCGCCGAGAACTTCGCCAAGCTGTCACTGGAGCTGGGTGGCAAGTCGCCGAACATCATTTTCGCCGACGCCGACCTGGACAGCGCCATCAACGGCGCCGTGGCCGGCATCTATGCCGCCTCCGGGCAAAGCTGCGTGGCCGGCTCGCGCCTGTTGGTGCAGGACGAGATCTTCGACGTGTTCGTCGAGCGCCTGATCGCCCGCGCCAAGCGCATCCGCATCGGCAACCCGCAGGACGACGCCAGCGAAATGGGCCCTATGGCCACCGCGCAACAGCTGGCCGTGGTCGAAGGCCTGGTGGCTGCGGCCAAGGCCGAAGGCGCCAAGCTGCACATGGGCGGCAAGCGTGCCGAGGTCGAGGGTGACGGTTGGTTCTACGAGCCGACCCTGTTCGAGTGCGACAGCAACTCGATGACCATCATGCAGGAAGAGGTGTTCGGCCCGGTTGCCGCAGTAATCCGCTTCAAGACCGAGGAAGAGGCCCTGGCCATCGCCAACGACTCGCAGTTCGGCCTGGCCGCCGGCATCTGGACCCGCGACCTGGGCCGCGCCCACCGCCTGGCCCGCGACGTGCGTTCGGGGATCATCTGGGTCAACACCTACCGCGCCGTGTCGGCCATGGCGCCGATCGGTGGCTTCAAGAACAGCGGCTACGGCCGTGAAAGCGGCATCGATTCGGTGCTGGCCTATACCGAGCTGAAGACGGTGTGGATCAACCTGTCCACCGCGCCTATGCCCGATCCCTTTGTCATGCGCTAG
- a CDS encoding LysE family translocator has protein sequence MALSVLTAFWAVSMLFVITPGADWAYAISAGMRGRWVMPAVAGMLSGHFLATLVVAAGVGSLLAGHPLALTLLTLAGCSYLLWLGGNLLLRPALPAAGQDGAGESGSRWAFKGFCVSGLNPKVFLLFLALLPQFTDPHSSWPVPLQILLLGLVHLCSSLVIYSLVGYGAKAVLSTRPGAAKLVGRVSGVAMITVALGLIAGQMG, from the coding sequence GTGGCTCTCAGTGTTCTGACGGCGTTTTGGGCCGTGTCGATGCTGTTCGTGATTACCCCCGGAGCGGACTGGGCCTATGCCATTTCGGCCGGTATGCGCGGGCGCTGGGTAATGCCCGCGGTGGCGGGGATGTTGTCAGGGCATTTCCTCGCGACCCTGGTGGTGGCAGCCGGGGTCGGCAGCCTGCTGGCCGGCCACCCGCTGGCGCTGACCTTGCTGACCCTGGCGGGGTGCAGCTACCTGTTGTGGCTGGGTGGCAACCTGTTGCTGCGCCCGGCATTGCCGGCTGCCGGGCAGGATGGGGCGGGGGAGTCGGGTTCGCGCTGGGCATTCAAGGGTTTTTGCGTCAGCGGCCTGAACCCGAAAGTGTTCCTGCTGTTCCTGGCGCTGTTGCCGCAGTTCACCGACCCGCACTCCAGCTGGCCGGTGCCGTTGCAGATCTTGCTGCTGGGCCTGGTACACCTGTGCAGCTCGCTGGTGATCTACTCGCTGGTCGGCTATGGCGCCAAAGCCGTGCTGAGCACCCGGCCGGGGGCGGCGAAGCTGGTTGGCCGGGTGTCGGGGGTAGCGATGATCACGGTGGCCCTCGGCTTGATAGCCGGCCAAATGGGTTGA